A window of the Zeugodacus cucurbitae isolate PBARC_wt_2022May chromosome 4, idZeuCucr1.2, whole genome shotgun sequence genome harbors these coding sequences:
- the LOC105212937 gene encoding long-chain fatty acid transport protein 4 isoform X2: MSASLEGSCEVSAAVDEQNNKINATPNAEARKLSLKKDVQSNNEKSEKQQSTTHTTIEVDGANRNLSSNGHQQSSLNGTQNGTGSSSTNQQIRTDGSMTKSKLLLLALTASIAVVLVALLWSFFGWTCGLPALIVGLFAILVVAVGWRWFYIAAVTAKRDATALWAYIRLLVLIKRYERNNVSISDIFQMNVAKHPDKTAIISETQSWTFRQLDQFANRIADIFHSHGYKKGDVIGLMLENRVEFVGIWLGLSKLGIITALINTNLKERSLIHSVTVAKCLALIYGEDFEVTVERVATEISVKLYQFNNEINKAVRNSAEDLATLMNSSTHVTSQPSAIQHPNHHDKLMYIYTSGTTGLPKAAVISHSRYLFIAAGIHYTLNFKNKDVYYTPLPLYHTAGGVMSMGQALIFGSTVAIRKKFSASGYFSDCVRHNCTIAQYIGEMARYILATPASEYDRSHKIRMVFGNGLRPQIWPRFVERFNIPKVGEFYGATEGNANIMNNDNTVGAIGFVSRIIPQIYPISIIKADPDTGEPTRGADGLCQRCGPGESGVFIGKIIKGNPSREFLGYADESASTKKIAHDVFKKGDMAFLSGDLLTSDERGYLFFVDRTGDTFRWKGENVSTGEVEAQVSNVANYKDTVVYGVMIPHTEGRAGMAAIYDPRREVELERFARDVSEVLPAYARPQFLRFLTNIDLTGTYKLRKVDLQKEGYDPNVIRDELYYKTASGRYETLTSDIFDKINNGAIRF; the protein is encoded by the exons ATGAGTGCTTCCCTGGAGGGGTCATGCGAGGTCAGCGCCGCCGTTGATGAGCAGAATAATAAGATCAATGCAACT CCAAATGCCGAGGCTCGGAAGTTGTCGCTGAAAAAGGATGTGCAAAGCAACAACGAAAAGAGCGAGAAACAACAAAGTACGACACATACCACCATTGAGGTGGATGGCGCCAACCGAAATCTTTCCAGCAATGGCCACCAGCAGAGTAGTCTGAATGGAACCCAAAATGGTACAGGCTCAAGTTCTACTAATCAGCAGATAAGAACTGACGGAAGCATGACCAAGTCCAAACTTCTTTTGCTGGCTCTAACAGCGAGTATCGCAGTGGTTTTAGTCGCGCTGCTGTGGAGTTTCTTTGGTTGGACATGCGGCCTGCCCGCTCTGATTGTCGGCCTATTTGCTATATTGGTGGTAGCAGTCGGCTGGCGTTGGTTTTATATAGCTGCTGTAACCGCTAAACGTGATGCTAC TGCTTTGTGGGCTTATATACGACTACTCGTGCTCATAAAGAGGTATGAGAGAAATAACGTGTCTATAAGTGACATATTTCAAATGAACGTGGCAAAGCATCCGGATAAAACAGCAATAATAAGTGAGACGCAGTCTTGGACTTTTCGACAACTGGATCAGTTTGCCAATCGCATTGCAGACATATTCCATAGTCATGGCTACAAAAAGGGCGATGTGATCGGTCTCATGTTGGAGAACCGTGTCGAGTTCGTTGGCATTTGGTTGGGTCTCTCGAAGCTTGGTATTATAACTGCACTCATTAATACCAACCTCAAGGAGCGGTCCCTGATACATAGCGTCACTGTGGCTAAATGCTTAGCTCTTATTTATGGCGAAGACTTCGAAGTGACTGTGGAAAGGGTTGCAACTGAAATTTCAGTAAAACTGTATCAATTTAATAACGAAATAAATAAGGCAGTGCGAAACTCAGCAGAAGACTTGGCCACCTTGATGAACTCATCCACCCATGTCACATCACAACCGAGCGCAATTCAACACCCAAATCATCATGACAAGCTGATGTACATCTACACATCCGGCACCACTGGTCTCCCCAAGGCTGCAGTTATCTCCCACTCACG ATATCTGTTTATAGCCGCGGGCATTCACTACACTCTGAACTTCAAAAACAAAGACGTGTACTACACGCCTCTGCCACTATATCATACAGCCGGCGGAGTTATGAGCATGGGGCAAGCGCTGATTTTTGGCTCGACCGTCGCCATTCGGAAGAAGTTTTCAGCCTCTGGGTATTTCAGTGACTGTGTGCGCCACAACTGCACC ATTGCTCAGTATATCGGCGAAATGGCGCGCTATATCTTGGCTACGCCGGCATCAGAATACGATCGTTCGCATAAAATTCGTATGGTTTTCGGTAATGGGCTGCGTCCGCAAATCTGGCCGCGTTTTGTTGAACGCTTTAACATACCCAAAGTTGGTGAGTTCTACGGCGCTACAGAGGGCAACGCCAATATCATGAACAACGACAACACCGTCGGGGCAATTGGATTTGTTTCGCGAATTATACCCCAAATCTATCCAATATCCATAATAAAAGCAGACCCCGATACTGGTGAGCCCACGCGTGGCGCCGATGGTTTATGTCAACGCTGTGGACCGGGTGAATCGGGCGTATTCATTGGTAAAATAATCAAGGGCAATCCCTCGAGAGAATTTCTGGGTTATGCTGATGAGAGCGCTTCTACGAAGAAAATTGCTCATGACGTGTTTAAGAAAGGCGATATGGCATTCCTATCTGGTGATCTTTTGACTTCTGACGAGCGCGGCTACCTCTTCTTTGTGGACCGCACAGGCGACACCTTTCGTTGGAAGGGCGAGAACGTATCCACTGGCGAAGTGGAAGCTCAAGTCAGTAATGTGGCCAATTACAAGGATACAGTCGTATATGGCGTGATGATACCGCATACGGAAGGGCGAGCAGGTATGGCTGCCATTTATGATCCACGACGAGAGGTGGAACTCGAACGCTTTGCACGGGATGTGTCGGAGGTGCTCCCTGCCTATGCTAGACCGCAGTTTTTAAGGTTCCTAACTAACATTGACCTCACAGGTACAtacaaattacgaaaagtggatCTGCAGAAAGAGGGCTATGATCCCAATGTTATACGGGATGAGTTGTACTACAAAACGGCTTCCGGCAGATATGAGACATTAACAAGTGATATTTTcgacaaaataaataacggCGCAATTCGCTTTTAG
- the LOC105212937 gene encoding long-chain fatty acid transport protein 4 isoform X5, protein MWMQHARIRPNAEARKLSLKKDVQSNNEKSEKQQSTTHTTIEVDGANRNLSSNGHQQSSLNGTQNGTGSSSTNQQIRTDGSMTKSKLLLLALTASIAVVLVALLWSFFGWTCGLPALIVGLFAILVVAVGWRWFYIAAVTAKRDATALWAYIRLLVLIKRYERNNVSISDIFQMNVAKHPDKTAIISETQSWTFRQLDQFANRIADIFHSHGYKKGDVIGLMLENRVEFVGIWLGLSKLGIITALINTNLKERSLIHSVTVAKCLALIYGEDFEVTVERVATEISVKLYQFNNEINKAVRNSAEDLATLMNSSTHVTSQPSAIQHPNHHDKLMYIYTSGTTGLPKAAVISHSRYLFIAAGIHYTLNFKNKDVYYTPLPLYHTAGGVMSMGQALIFGSTVAIRKKFSASGYFSDCVRHNCTIAQYIGEMARYILATPASEYDRSHKIRMVFGNGLRPQIWPRFVERFNIPKVGEFYGATEGNANIMNNDNTVGAIGFVSRIIPQIYPISIIKADPDTGEPTRGADGLCQRCGPGESGVFIGKIIKGNPSREFLGYADESASTKKIAHDVFKKGDMAFLSGDLLTSDERGYLFFVDRTGDTFRWKGENVSTGEVEAQVSNVANYKDTVVYGVMIPHTEGRAGMAAIYDPRREVELERFARDVSEVLPAYARPQFLRFLTNIDLTGTYKLRKVDLQKEGYDPNVIRDELYYKTASGRYETLTSDIFDKINNGAIRF, encoded by the exons ATGTGGATGCAACATGCGAGAATTAGG CCAAATGCCGAGGCTCGGAAGTTGTCGCTGAAAAAGGATGTGCAAAGCAACAACGAAAAGAGCGAGAAACAACAAAGTACGACACATACCACCATTGAGGTGGATGGCGCCAACCGAAATCTTTCCAGCAATGGCCACCAGCAGAGTAGTCTGAATGGAACCCAAAATGGTACAGGCTCAAGTTCTACTAATCAGCAGATAAGAACTGACGGAAGCATGACCAAGTCCAAACTTCTTTTGCTGGCTCTAACAGCGAGTATCGCAGTGGTTTTAGTCGCGCTGCTGTGGAGTTTCTTTGGTTGGACATGCGGCCTGCCCGCTCTGATTGTCGGCCTATTTGCTATATTGGTGGTAGCAGTCGGCTGGCGTTGGTTTTATATAGCTGCTGTAACCGCTAAACGTGATGCTAC TGCTTTGTGGGCTTATATACGACTACTCGTGCTCATAAAGAGGTATGAGAGAAATAACGTGTCTATAAGTGACATATTTCAAATGAACGTGGCAAAGCATCCGGATAAAACAGCAATAATAAGTGAGACGCAGTCTTGGACTTTTCGACAACTGGATCAGTTTGCCAATCGCATTGCAGACATATTCCATAGTCATGGCTACAAAAAGGGCGATGTGATCGGTCTCATGTTGGAGAACCGTGTCGAGTTCGTTGGCATTTGGTTGGGTCTCTCGAAGCTTGGTATTATAACTGCACTCATTAATACCAACCTCAAGGAGCGGTCCCTGATACATAGCGTCACTGTGGCTAAATGCTTAGCTCTTATTTATGGCGAAGACTTCGAAGTGACTGTGGAAAGGGTTGCAACTGAAATTTCAGTAAAACTGTATCAATTTAATAACGAAATAAATAAGGCAGTGCGAAACTCAGCAGAAGACTTGGCCACCTTGATGAACTCATCCACCCATGTCACATCACAACCGAGCGCAATTCAACACCCAAATCATCATGACAAGCTGATGTACATCTACACATCCGGCACCACTGGTCTCCCCAAGGCTGCAGTTATCTCCCACTCACG ATATCTGTTTATAGCCGCGGGCATTCACTACACTCTGAACTTCAAAAACAAAGACGTGTACTACACGCCTCTGCCACTATATCATACAGCCGGCGGAGTTATGAGCATGGGGCAAGCGCTGATTTTTGGCTCGACCGTCGCCATTCGGAAGAAGTTTTCAGCCTCTGGGTATTTCAGTGACTGTGTGCGCCACAACTGCACC ATTGCTCAGTATATCGGCGAAATGGCGCGCTATATCTTGGCTACGCCGGCATCAGAATACGATCGTTCGCATAAAATTCGTATGGTTTTCGGTAATGGGCTGCGTCCGCAAATCTGGCCGCGTTTTGTTGAACGCTTTAACATACCCAAAGTTGGTGAGTTCTACGGCGCTACAGAGGGCAACGCCAATATCATGAACAACGACAACACCGTCGGGGCAATTGGATTTGTTTCGCGAATTATACCCCAAATCTATCCAATATCCATAATAAAAGCAGACCCCGATACTGGTGAGCCCACGCGTGGCGCCGATGGTTTATGTCAACGCTGTGGACCGGGTGAATCGGGCGTATTCATTGGTAAAATAATCAAGGGCAATCCCTCGAGAGAATTTCTGGGTTATGCTGATGAGAGCGCTTCTACGAAGAAAATTGCTCATGACGTGTTTAAGAAAGGCGATATGGCATTCCTATCTGGTGATCTTTTGACTTCTGACGAGCGCGGCTACCTCTTCTTTGTGGACCGCACAGGCGACACCTTTCGTTGGAAGGGCGAGAACGTATCCACTGGCGAAGTGGAAGCTCAAGTCAGTAATGTGGCCAATTACAAGGATACAGTCGTATATGGCGTGATGATACCGCATACGGAAGGGCGAGCAGGTATGGCTGCCATTTATGATCCACGACGAGAGGTGGAACTCGAACGCTTTGCACGGGATGTGTCGGAGGTGCTCCCTGCCTATGCTAGACCGCAGTTTTTAAGGTTCCTAACTAACATTGACCTCACAGGTACAtacaaattacgaaaagtggatCTGCAGAAAGAGGGCTATGATCCCAATGTTATACGGGATGAGTTGTACTACAAAACGGCTTCCGGCAGATATGAGACATTAACAAGTGATATTTTcgacaaaataaataacggCGCAATTCGCTTTTAG
- the LOC105212937 gene encoding long-chain fatty acid transport protein 4 isoform X4 — protein MLRNRRRTGQPNAEARKLSLKKDVQSNNEKSEKQQSTTHTTIEVDGANRNLSSNGHQQSSLNGTQNGTGSSSTNQQIRTDGSMTKSKLLLLALTASIAVVLVALLWSFFGWTCGLPALIVGLFAILVVAVGWRWFYIAAVTAKRDATALWAYIRLLVLIKRYERNNVSISDIFQMNVAKHPDKTAIISETQSWTFRQLDQFANRIADIFHSHGYKKGDVIGLMLENRVEFVGIWLGLSKLGIITALINTNLKERSLIHSVTVAKCLALIYGEDFEVTVERVATEISVKLYQFNNEINKAVRNSAEDLATLMNSSTHVTSQPSAIQHPNHHDKLMYIYTSGTTGLPKAAVISHSRYLFIAAGIHYTLNFKNKDVYYTPLPLYHTAGGVMSMGQALIFGSTVAIRKKFSASGYFSDCVRHNCTIAQYIGEMARYILATPASEYDRSHKIRMVFGNGLRPQIWPRFVERFNIPKVGEFYGATEGNANIMNNDNTVGAIGFVSRIIPQIYPISIIKADPDTGEPTRGADGLCQRCGPGESGVFIGKIIKGNPSREFLGYADESASTKKIAHDVFKKGDMAFLSGDLLTSDERGYLFFVDRTGDTFRWKGENVSTGEVEAQVSNVANYKDTVVYGVMIPHTEGRAGMAAIYDPRREVELERFARDVSEVLPAYARPQFLRFLTNIDLTGTYKLRKVDLQKEGYDPNVIRDELYYKTASGRYETLTSDIFDKINNGAIRF, from the exons atgttgcGGAACCGTCGGCGCACCGGCCAG CCAAATGCCGAGGCTCGGAAGTTGTCGCTGAAAAAGGATGTGCAAAGCAACAACGAAAAGAGCGAGAAACAACAAAGTACGACACATACCACCATTGAGGTGGATGGCGCCAACCGAAATCTTTCCAGCAATGGCCACCAGCAGAGTAGTCTGAATGGAACCCAAAATGGTACAGGCTCAAGTTCTACTAATCAGCAGATAAGAACTGACGGAAGCATGACCAAGTCCAAACTTCTTTTGCTGGCTCTAACAGCGAGTATCGCAGTGGTTTTAGTCGCGCTGCTGTGGAGTTTCTTTGGTTGGACATGCGGCCTGCCCGCTCTGATTGTCGGCCTATTTGCTATATTGGTGGTAGCAGTCGGCTGGCGTTGGTTTTATATAGCTGCTGTAACCGCTAAACGTGATGCTAC TGCTTTGTGGGCTTATATACGACTACTCGTGCTCATAAAGAGGTATGAGAGAAATAACGTGTCTATAAGTGACATATTTCAAATGAACGTGGCAAAGCATCCGGATAAAACAGCAATAATAAGTGAGACGCAGTCTTGGACTTTTCGACAACTGGATCAGTTTGCCAATCGCATTGCAGACATATTCCATAGTCATGGCTACAAAAAGGGCGATGTGATCGGTCTCATGTTGGAGAACCGTGTCGAGTTCGTTGGCATTTGGTTGGGTCTCTCGAAGCTTGGTATTATAACTGCACTCATTAATACCAACCTCAAGGAGCGGTCCCTGATACATAGCGTCACTGTGGCTAAATGCTTAGCTCTTATTTATGGCGAAGACTTCGAAGTGACTGTGGAAAGGGTTGCAACTGAAATTTCAGTAAAACTGTATCAATTTAATAACGAAATAAATAAGGCAGTGCGAAACTCAGCAGAAGACTTGGCCACCTTGATGAACTCATCCACCCATGTCACATCACAACCGAGCGCAATTCAACACCCAAATCATCATGACAAGCTGATGTACATCTACACATCCGGCACCACTGGTCTCCCCAAGGCTGCAGTTATCTCCCACTCACG ATATCTGTTTATAGCCGCGGGCATTCACTACACTCTGAACTTCAAAAACAAAGACGTGTACTACACGCCTCTGCCACTATATCATACAGCCGGCGGAGTTATGAGCATGGGGCAAGCGCTGATTTTTGGCTCGACCGTCGCCATTCGGAAGAAGTTTTCAGCCTCTGGGTATTTCAGTGACTGTGTGCGCCACAACTGCACC ATTGCTCAGTATATCGGCGAAATGGCGCGCTATATCTTGGCTACGCCGGCATCAGAATACGATCGTTCGCATAAAATTCGTATGGTTTTCGGTAATGGGCTGCGTCCGCAAATCTGGCCGCGTTTTGTTGAACGCTTTAACATACCCAAAGTTGGTGAGTTCTACGGCGCTACAGAGGGCAACGCCAATATCATGAACAACGACAACACCGTCGGGGCAATTGGATTTGTTTCGCGAATTATACCCCAAATCTATCCAATATCCATAATAAAAGCAGACCCCGATACTGGTGAGCCCACGCGTGGCGCCGATGGTTTATGTCAACGCTGTGGACCGGGTGAATCGGGCGTATTCATTGGTAAAATAATCAAGGGCAATCCCTCGAGAGAATTTCTGGGTTATGCTGATGAGAGCGCTTCTACGAAGAAAATTGCTCATGACGTGTTTAAGAAAGGCGATATGGCATTCCTATCTGGTGATCTTTTGACTTCTGACGAGCGCGGCTACCTCTTCTTTGTGGACCGCACAGGCGACACCTTTCGTTGGAAGGGCGAGAACGTATCCACTGGCGAAGTGGAAGCTCAAGTCAGTAATGTGGCCAATTACAAGGATACAGTCGTATATGGCGTGATGATACCGCATACGGAAGGGCGAGCAGGTATGGCTGCCATTTATGATCCACGACGAGAGGTGGAACTCGAACGCTTTGCACGGGATGTGTCGGAGGTGCTCCCTGCCTATGCTAGACCGCAGTTTTTAAGGTTCCTAACTAACATTGACCTCACAGGTACAtacaaattacgaaaagtggatCTGCAGAAAGAGGGCTATGATCCCAATGTTATACGGGATGAGTTGTACTACAAAACGGCTTCCGGCAGATATGAGACATTAACAAGTGATATTTTcgacaaaataaataacggCGCAATTCGCTTTTAG
- the LOC105212937 gene encoding long-chain fatty acid transport protein 4 isoform X1 — protein MSASLEGSCEVSAAVDEQNNKINATQPNAEARKLSLKKDVQSNNEKSEKQQSTTHTTIEVDGANRNLSSNGHQQSSLNGTQNGTGSSSTNQQIRTDGSMTKSKLLLLALTASIAVVLVALLWSFFGWTCGLPALIVGLFAILVVAVGWRWFYIAAVTAKRDATALWAYIRLLVLIKRYERNNVSISDIFQMNVAKHPDKTAIISETQSWTFRQLDQFANRIADIFHSHGYKKGDVIGLMLENRVEFVGIWLGLSKLGIITALINTNLKERSLIHSVTVAKCLALIYGEDFEVTVERVATEISVKLYQFNNEINKAVRNSAEDLATLMNSSTHVTSQPSAIQHPNHHDKLMYIYTSGTTGLPKAAVISHSRYLFIAAGIHYTLNFKNKDVYYTPLPLYHTAGGVMSMGQALIFGSTVAIRKKFSASGYFSDCVRHNCTIAQYIGEMARYILATPASEYDRSHKIRMVFGNGLRPQIWPRFVERFNIPKVGEFYGATEGNANIMNNDNTVGAIGFVSRIIPQIYPISIIKADPDTGEPTRGADGLCQRCGPGESGVFIGKIIKGNPSREFLGYADESASTKKIAHDVFKKGDMAFLSGDLLTSDERGYLFFVDRTGDTFRWKGENVSTGEVEAQVSNVANYKDTVVYGVMIPHTEGRAGMAAIYDPRREVELERFARDVSEVLPAYARPQFLRFLTNIDLTGTYKLRKVDLQKEGYDPNVIRDELYYKTASGRYETLTSDIFDKINNGAIRF, from the exons ATGAGTGCTTCCCTGGAGGGGTCATGCGAGGTCAGCGCCGCCGTTGATGAGCAGAATAATAAGATCAATGCAACT CAGCCAAATGCCGAGGCTCGGAAGTTGTCGCTGAAAAAGGATGTGCAAAGCAACAACGAAAAGAGCGAGAAACAACAAAGTACGACACATACCACCATTGAGGTGGATGGCGCCAACCGAAATCTTTCCAGCAATGGCCACCAGCAGAGTAGTCTGAATGGAACCCAAAATGGTACAGGCTCAAGTTCTACTAATCAGCAGATAAGAACTGACGGAAGCATGACCAAGTCCAAACTTCTTTTGCTGGCTCTAACAGCGAGTATCGCAGTGGTTTTAGTCGCGCTGCTGTGGAGTTTCTTTGGTTGGACATGCGGCCTGCCCGCTCTGATTGTCGGCCTATTTGCTATATTGGTGGTAGCAGTCGGCTGGCGTTGGTTTTATATAGCTGCTGTAACCGCTAAACGTGATGCTAC TGCTTTGTGGGCTTATATACGACTACTCGTGCTCATAAAGAGGTATGAGAGAAATAACGTGTCTATAAGTGACATATTTCAAATGAACGTGGCAAAGCATCCGGATAAAACAGCAATAATAAGTGAGACGCAGTCTTGGACTTTTCGACAACTGGATCAGTTTGCCAATCGCATTGCAGACATATTCCATAGTCATGGCTACAAAAAGGGCGATGTGATCGGTCTCATGTTGGAGAACCGTGTCGAGTTCGTTGGCATTTGGTTGGGTCTCTCGAAGCTTGGTATTATAACTGCACTCATTAATACCAACCTCAAGGAGCGGTCCCTGATACATAGCGTCACTGTGGCTAAATGCTTAGCTCTTATTTATGGCGAAGACTTCGAAGTGACTGTGGAAAGGGTTGCAACTGAAATTTCAGTAAAACTGTATCAATTTAATAACGAAATAAATAAGGCAGTGCGAAACTCAGCAGAAGACTTGGCCACCTTGATGAACTCATCCACCCATGTCACATCACAACCGAGCGCAATTCAACACCCAAATCATCATGACAAGCTGATGTACATCTACACATCCGGCACCACTGGTCTCCCCAAGGCTGCAGTTATCTCCCACTCACG ATATCTGTTTATAGCCGCGGGCATTCACTACACTCTGAACTTCAAAAACAAAGACGTGTACTACACGCCTCTGCCACTATATCATACAGCCGGCGGAGTTATGAGCATGGGGCAAGCGCTGATTTTTGGCTCGACCGTCGCCATTCGGAAGAAGTTTTCAGCCTCTGGGTATTTCAGTGACTGTGTGCGCCACAACTGCACC ATTGCTCAGTATATCGGCGAAATGGCGCGCTATATCTTGGCTACGCCGGCATCAGAATACGATCGTTCGCATAAAATTCGTATGGTTTTCGGTAATGGGCTGCGTCCGCAAATCTGGCCGCGTTTTGTTGAACGCTTTAACATACCCAAAGTTGGTGAGTTCTACGGCGCTACAGAGGGCAACGCCAATATCATGAACAACGACAACACCGTCGGGGCAATTGGATTTGTTTCGCGAATTATACCCCAAATCTATCCAATATCCATAATAAAAGCAGACCCCGATACTGGTGAGCCCACGCGTGGCGCCGATGGTTTATGTCAACGCTGTGGACCGGGTGAATCGGGCGTATTCATTGGTAAAATAATCAAGGGCAATCCCTCGAGAGAATTTCTGGGTTATGCTGATGAGAGCGCTTCTACGAAGAAAATTGCTCATGACGTGTTTAAGAAAGGCGATATGGCATTCCTATCTGGTGATCTTTTGACTTCTGACGAGCGCGGCTACCTCTTCTTTGTGGACCGCACAGGCGACACCTTTCGTTGGAAGGGCGAGAACGTATCCACTGGCGAAGTGGAAGCTCAAGTCAGTAATGTGGCCAATTACAAGGATACAGTCGTATATGGCGTGATGATACCGCATACGGAAGGGCGAGCAGGTATGGCTGCCATTTATGATCCACGACGAGAGGTGGAACTCGAACGCTTTGCACGGGATGTGTCGGAGGTGCTCCCTGCCTATGCTAGACCGCAGTTTTTAAGGTTCCTAACTAACATTGACCTCACAGGTACAtacaaattacgaaaagtggatCTGCAGAAAGAGGGCTATGATCCCAATGTTATACGGGATGAGTTGTACTACAAAACGGCTTCCGGCAGATATGAGACATTAACAAGTGATATTTTcgacaaaataaataacggCGCAATTCGCTTTTAG